The genome window TGATGATATGGCCCAGGTAATCGGGCGAATCCTGCGAGAGAAAGCGGCAGGCGGCGGGAGCTGCCCCGTAGCGCTCTCCCCGCTTGCGCACGAGCTCCATGGCGGTGAGGGCATCCAGGAGCATGGCGAGGGCCCTGCCGTCGACGCCCAGCCGCTCCGCAAGTTCCCCGGCCGTGATATCCCCGCCGGTAAGGGGGGTAAAGACATCCAGGCTCACTGCGGCGTGGAGCGCGCCGATGTTCCAGTGGCCACTCGAAAGGTGCAAGAGTTCTGCCGGTGTCCAGTTTTTCGGTTCCATGCGTGCCTCCGGTCGTAAGCTGTCTCCCGCGGCCGTGAATGGCTCAGGCGCGGGATAATGACAATGAACATACCCGCGTCACTGAAATATGCAAGATTCTTTATTCTGATTTCGGTGCGCGTGCGGCGGATAAGCGGCAGCGCCGCACCCCGTGCCGCCGCTGGAGGCCCGTGCGCACGCGGCTGTCCAAATGGCCGGGCAAGGGATGCGCAACAAAAAATTGCCGTTATACTTTAGGAGATTCAATCGAAGCCCGGCAGCTTCCGGACCGGGTCATGACGCTCCGGAAGGCACCAGAGGAGATCGTATGAAATCGATAATCACGAGAGCGCTGCGGTTGGCCTGCATCATCATCGTCATGCTCATGATACCGGCCGGCTTGCTTGCGCAGGACGAAGAGAGCGCACCCGAGCAGGCAACTACATTCAGCAAAGAGGAATTGACCCAGATGCTTGCGCCGATTGCCCTCTACCCCGACTCATTGACGGCCCAGATACTGATGGCTTCCACCTATCCGCTTGAAGTGGTGGATGCGGAGCGATGGCGGCGGCAAAACATGGGCCTTAAGGGTGAAGAGTTGGATAAAGCCCTCCAAGAAAAGTCTTGGGATCCCAGCGTCAAGTCGCTCTGCCACTTCCCGGAGGTCCTTTTCGCCATGAGCGAAAAGCTCGACCAGACGAGGAAGCTGGGCGATGCCTTCCTGAGTCAGGAGGACGATGTTACGGCCACCATTCAGGAACTGAGGCGCAAGGCCGAGGAACAGGGAAATCTCAAAACAACCACCGAGCAGAAGGTCATCCATGAGAAGGAAATCATCCGGATCGAACCGGCCGACCCGACCATCGTCTATGTGCCGGTCTACAACCCCCTGTATGTGTACGGCCCCTGGTGGTATCCCGCCTACCCGCCCTACTACTGGTACTATCCGCCCGGGTTCGCCGTCACGGGCGGCTATATCGGCTTCGGCCCGGGGATTTTCATCGGCTTCGACCTCTTTGCCTGGGCCTGGTTCGATTGGCCGGTCCACCGGGTCTACGTGGACATCGGCAAGACGAGACGGTTCCACCGCTACTACTATCGAGGGAACGTGGTCAGCCACGTCTGGCAGCACAACCCCGTTCACCGGCGGGGCGTGGCCTATCGGGACAGGAGAACGAGCGAATTCTACGGCAAGCGGCCGCCACGGATGGCACCGGTCAGGCCGGAAACGCGCGGCTACCCCGATAAATTCCCTGGCCGGCCGGAGAGCAGGCAGCAGCCGGCTCGTGAGCGGCGTGACGTGCCGGGCACGCCACAACCGGGGAAAGGCCCCGGCCAAGTCCAGCGGCGGGACAGCACGGTCGCGCCACAGGCGCAACCACCCCAGCGCGAGCAGGTGCAGAAGCCGGCAAGACGCGATACCCCCTTCCAGGGCGTGGGCGAAGGTTCGTTTGAACGCCGGGCCATCAAACGCGGCGAATCCAGCTTCCGGAGCGTCACGCCGGCGCCCCAGGGGGGCAGCAGGGGGGGCTGGAGCGGACAGCGGGCACCTTCCGGCGGCGGCAGAGGGGGCGGCGAAATGAGAGCGCCGGGCGGCGGTGGCCGCGGTGGAGGCAAGAAGGAATTCAGGTAGCGCCAGCCACTGCCGGACGTTCCGTTCCCCGAGAGCCCACTGCGCGCAGAGGAGAAGACACATGAAACAGTTCGCATCCCACCATCAAGGCGCACGCGGCCGGCTCGCCCTGGCGGCCGTTATCGCAGCCGTTGCCATGCTCCTGTCGCTGATAGCCTCGCCCTCCACGGCCGCAACCGTTCGGCACAGAACCTTCGCCTCACCCGACGATGCGGTCAAGGCCCTCGTTGCTGCCGTAAGAGCGCATGACGAGAAGGAACTGCTGCTGATCCTGGGCCCCGGCAGCAGGGAGTTGATCTCTTCGGGCGACGAGGTGGCGGACAAGACGGATCGGGAGCGCTTCCTCAGTTCGTACGAACAGGCGAACCGACTTGAGCGGAAATCGGCAACCACGGCAGTCGTGCACGTGGGCCCCGACCAGTGGACCATGCCGATTCCCATCGTAAAAAAAGGCTCCCGCTGGGCCTTTGACGTGGGGAAAGGTAAGAACGAAATCCTGAAGCGGAGGATCGGCAGGAATGAGCTGCACGTCATCGATGTGCTCGACGCATACGTGGATGCCCAACAGGAATATGCGAGCAAGGATTGCCGCGGCGGAGGAAAGGTCGAGTTCGCCCAGCGGCTTTTCAGCACGGAGGGAAACCGTGACGGGCTCTACTGGGAAGCGAAGGAGGGCGAGCCGCAGAGCCCCCTCGGCCCGCTGGTGGCCCAGGCGGCAAAGGAAGGGTATGCGCCGGAGCGCAACCTCTCCCCCTTCCACGGCTACTATTTCAAGGTTCTCAAGGGCCAGGGAAAGCATGCCGCCGGGGGAGCATACCACTACGTGATCAAGGACAAGATGCTCCTTGGCTTTGCGCTGGTTGCCTATCCCGCCGAATACGGCAACTCGGGGGTGATGACCTTCATCGTGAATCAGGCGGGCAAGGTGTACGAAAAAAATCTCGGCAAGGACACCCGGCGCAGGGCCGAGGCCATGGAACTGTTCGATCCCGATTCCACGTGGAAGCAGGTAAAGACCGAGCAGGTTCCCGCGCGGAAATAGCGGCGCCGGGGTTCTGCCCCTGCGCAACCTTGCGAGACAGAAAAGGCCCCGGGTTCCGGGGCCTTCTTTATTCCGGAGGTGGCAGTTGCCTACTCACGTTTTGCTGCGGTCGTCCAGATAGTCCCCAAGCACGCCGCGGCTGTGCTCGTCGTCGTGGCACCATACACAGAGGTTCTCCCAGTTGCTGCCATCGGGGGGATTGTTGTGATGGTTGCCGTCCCGGTGGTGCACCGTGAGCAGGTGCAGATTGTTGAGTTCAAACTCCCGGCCGCACTTGGCGCAGATCCAGCCGTGGATCTTCAGCGACTGCTCCCGGTAGCTGCCGGGGCCGGACTGTTCCGCGCGCATGCGCCGCACCATCTCATCGAGCTCGGCATCGCTGCGCACGGGCGGTTTGCCGGGCCTGCGGGGTCGGAACGACTGTCCCATCTCACGCCTCCCGTTGCTCGGCGGCGCCCCAAAGCAGCCTGCCCCCGTCGAAGATCATGGCGATCCGCCCCTCTTCGGACAGGAAGGCGAGGATGGAGCGGATGGTATTCCCCACGAGCACGTACTGGTTCGGGTCGAGGACGATGCCGTACTCCCCGCAGACGCGTTCAAGCACCGTTTCGAAGGAGGCCGGCGCCGCGCAGCAGGACTCCACAAAGGAAACGGTCTGGCGCACCCGCTGTTCATTGGCTTCTATCAGCGGGCCGATCTCCGGGGAAGGCGCCCCGTGGCTCGGCACATAGATGGCCGCGTCCAGCTCCCGGAGCCGCCGGAGCGACGCCAGGTGCTCCCGGACGTCGTAGAGGTAGAAGATGGGGTACTTGGCGAGGATTGACTCCGGAAACAGGCTGTCGGCGGCAAAGAGGACGCCGTCCGGGGTGCGGATGCCGATCATGCCGAAAAAGTGTCCGGCCAGCGTGACCGCCTCCAACCCCGTGTCGAGGATGGGGCCGGTGGCTTCGATGATGTCGGTGACCGTGGACGGCTTGGCCATGAGAAACTTGTTGCGCAGCGCCTTCACGGGATAGCCGCCGTAGAGGAAGGACGGCTCAAGGATCGGATTGGCGATGAAGGCGGCCTCCGGGACCGTGGCAGCGATGCGGCAGCCGGTCTTTTTCTGAAGGAACGCGTTGCCGCCGATGTGGTCGGCATTGGAATGGGTGTTGACGATGAGGTCAAGGGTCCACCCCTGGCCGTTCAGGAGCTTCAGGATCTGCCGTCCCGCATCCTCGTCGTTGCCGCTGTCAATGAGCACGGCCCGTCCGTCGCGCACATACACGCCGATGGCGGCCGGTGCGGGGATGAGCCAGGTGTTGCCTGCCAGGTGTCGAAGGGTGAGGGAAGCCATAACTCTACCTCGCTGGATGGAAATGGGACGGAAGGTGCGTCCTGTCTTGCATAATCGGCAAAACCAATCATACTTCACGTGGATGGGGAGGCACACTCGGTACGGAAAAGGAGGCACCCATGAAACGTCTGCTGCTGCTCGCCTGTCTGGCAACGCTCGTGACCGCAGGAGAGTGCCGGGCCGGTTTTCTCGATGAACTGACGCAACGGGCCGCGCCCCTGCTGCAGGGTTCCGCCCTCGACGACGCCACGGTGGTCAAGGGACTGAAGGAGGCACTGGCCACGGGCACGGAACGGGCAGTGAACGCCGTGGCAAAGCCCGACGGCTATTTCGGTAACCAGTTGGTCAAGATCCTCCTGCCGGAAAAAATCCGCACGGCTGCCGACGTCCTCGGCACCCTGGGCTACCGCAAGCAGGTGGACGAATTCGTTCTGAGCATGAACCGGGCGGCCGAGAAGGCGGCGCCCAAGGCCGCGGGACTCTTCGGCGACGCGGTCCGTCAGATGACCTTTGACGACGCCAAGAAGATCCTCAACGGCGGAGACCGGGCCGCCACCACGTTCCTGGAAGGGAAGACCCGCCCCAAGCTGTTCGAAGAGTTCAAGCCGGTCATCGCCAAGAGCATGTCCGAGGTGGGAACCACCCGGGCGTACCAGGAGATGATCGGCAAGTACGAGGCCCTTCCCCTGGCGGCCCTGGCGGGCGGGACATCCCTTGACCTGGACACCTACGTGACCGACAAGGCCCTGGACGGTCTCTTCACCATGCTGGGCGAAGAGGAGAAAAAAATCAGGACCAACCCCGCGGCCCGCACCACGGACCTGCTCAAGACCGTGTTCGGCTCCAAGTAGGGGGGGCGGATGTCCCGTTTTACCCCTTACCGTCCTCTGCGTCTCCCTCCCCCGGCCTGGGGGCGAGCCCCTTTATCCGCGGGAGGGAAAGGCCGAAGCGCATGGCGAGCAGACGCAGAACAAGGGTGACCGTCAGACAGGTGAAGAGCTGGACCTGCTCTGGCGCGCCGGCGGCCCGGACCGCCACGAAGCATACGCCGCCGAGGATGGCGGCGCTGGCGTAGAAGTCGGTGCGGAGCACGGCGGGGATCTCCATCACCAGGATATCCCGCACCACGCCGCCGCCGGTGGCGGTCATGGCCGCCATCATGACGATGCCGAAGCCGCCGAGCCCACCCGCGGCCCCCTTTTGGGCACCGATGGCGGCAAAGGCGCCCAGGCCCACGGCATCGGCCACCATGACCCAGTCCCAGAGCGGGGCGAGCCGGCCGGCGGCCAGAAAGACCAGGAGCCCTCCGGCCACGCAGATGGCCAGATAGGATTCATTCCTAAAGACCATGGGCGGCGTGGTCCCCAGGAGCAGATCGCGGATCATGCCGCCCCCCACCCCGGTGGCAACCGCCAGCACAAGCACTCCGAGAAGGTCCAGTTCGTGCTTGATCGCCCTGAATGCCCCTGACAGGGCGAAAACGAACGTCCCGAAGACGTCCAGCGCATAAATCATGATCCGGCTCCACCCTTAGCAGCAGACATCGCCCGATTCCCGCCTGAAGACGAGTCCCTCTCCGTGCTCATTGGTAATGTAGTCAAGTATCTGGTCGTCCAGGAGGGAGCGGAAATTACTGGTCACCGCCACCTCGATGCCGTTCAGGACCATCCGCTCATCATTGTCTGCCGGCTCATCCAGAGCCAGTCCCAAGCGGGGACCGCCTCAGCCGAACCCCTCGAAGACAACGCGCAGGATCTTTCCGGGGTGCTCCCCCACGATCGGCGTAAGAACCGCTTTTGCCGCATCAGTGATCGTCATGTCATGCTCTCCTTTCGTCATTGAGCAGATCCGCTATCTGCTCGATCTTGTCACCCTTGTCGCTGCCGCCGTGGGAGCCGTCCGCGTCGGCGCGGCAGACCTCCAGCAGCAGCGGCAACAGGGGGTGGTCCAGGAAGCGGTGCTGATTGCGGGTGAGCCGCGCGGCCGGCGCCAGGTTCCAGGAAAAATGGAAGGTATGGTGCCTGACCAGCCAGGCCACGTCCGCTGCCAGCTCAGGGATTCCCAACCGCTCCATGACCGCCGGTACCATGGCTGCGCCGCGCTCGGCATGGCCCCAGGCGCGCCAGCGCCCGCTGATGAATTCGGTGGTCTCCGCCTTGCCGATATCGTGCAGGAGCACCCCCCAGAAAACACGCGGATCAGCCCCTCCGTCTACGGCCGACAGGGCGAGCATGGTATGGACGAAGGCGTCTCCCTCGGCGTGATACACCTCGGGCTGGGGAACGCCCCGCAGCCGCGCGACCTCCGGGAGGCGCCGGTCGAAACTGCCGTCGGCCAGCCAGCGGTCGACGAGCTCACGGCAGTGGCGGGCGGTCTTCGGGATCGTCTCGCCCCCCTGTGCAGCTCCGTCCCTCATCGGACCCGGTTGACCAGCTCGGTGAATGTTGCCGCGAGAACGTTCACCTCATTGGCGATCCGTCCGTCGGGCGCCCCCACGGCCACGGGGCCGTAGTGCCCGGCCGACGTGAGCCCCTGGACGATGCAGCCGTGGATCAGGAACGCCTTGAGGATGTCGAGGACCACCGTGTCGCCCCCGCCGCCGATCATCCCTTCCGAAGTGAACGCGGCGGCGGCCCTGCCGTCGAGCTTCCTGAAGTACTTGACGCTCTCGTCGATGAACTTTTTCACGGGCCAGGCCATGGTGCCGAAGTAGTTGGGAGAGCCGACGATGAAGCCGTCATAGGAGGGGAGCGTGTCGATGTCGACCTCCTCGACCTTGATCAGCTCAACGGTCAGATCTCTGGTCACGAGGCTGTCGGCGATCATGCGGGCCATTTTTTCAGTATTGCCGCTGCGCGAGTAATAGGTTACGAGTACTTTTTTCACTGGTCTCTCCTGTTGCTGGTGTCGTGTCGGCTGTTATCCGCCCGGGGCGCGGCAACGGGCCCGCCCCCTG of Geobacter anodireducens contains these proteins:
- a CDS encoding MBL fold metallo-hydrolase, with protein sequence MASLTLRHLAGNTWLIPAPAAIGVYVRDGRAVLIDSGNDEDAGRQILKLLNGQGWTLDLIVNTHSNADHIGGNAFLQKKTGCRIAATVPEAAFIANPILEPSFLYGGYPVKALRNKFLMAKPSTVTDIIEATGPILDTGLEAVTLAGHFFGMIGIRTPDGVLFAADSLFPESILAKYPIFYLYDVREHLASLRRLRELDAAIYVPSHGAPSPEIGPLIEANEQRVRQTVSFVESCCAAPASFETVLERVCGEYGIVLDPNQYVLVGNTIRSILAFLSEEGRIAMIFDGGRLLWGAAEQREA
- a CDS encoding flavodoxin, whose amino-acid sequence is MKKVLVTYYSRSGNTEKMARMIADSLVTRDLTVELIKVEEVDIDTLPSYDGFIVGSPNYFGTMAWPVKKFIDESVKYFRKLDGRAAAAFTSEGMIGGGGDTVVLDILKAFLIHGCIVQGLTSAGHYGPVAVGAPDGRIANEVNVLAATFTELVNRVR
- a CDS encoding HD family phosphohydrolase; the protein is MRDGAAQGGETIPKTARHCRELVDRWLADGSFDRRLPEVARLRGVPQPEVYHAEGDAFVHTMLALSAVDGGADPRVFWGVLLHDIGKAETTEFISGRWRAWGHAERGAAMVPAVMERLGIPELAADVAWLVRHHTFHFSWNLAPAARLTRNQHRFLDHPLLPLLLEVCRADADGSHGGSDKGDKIEQIADLLNDERRA
- a CDS encoding HNH endonuclease codes for the protein MGQSFRPRRPGKPPVRSDAELDEMVRRMRAEQSGPGSYREQSLKIHGWICAKCGREFELNNLHLLTVHHRDGNHHNNPPDGSNWENLCVWCHDDEHSRGVLGDYLDDRSKT